In the genome of Neosynechococcus sphagnicola sy1, one region contains:
- a CDS encoding AAA family ATPase, whose amino-acid sequence MSDPSLPPLIQQMLQPGFYPHLVTEPIQLLQTHVSYVLLTGDYAYKLKKPVNFGFLNFSTLEQRQHFCTEELRLNQRGAGNLYLAVLPITQAGSQFQLEGPGETVEYTLKMRQFPQEGLFLHRFEQGLLTTVEMEELGRVVAAFHAQSQTSAYIDSFGEISQIRAAIDENYQQTEKYVGGPQTQAQYQATRHFTDEFFAGRQAFFASRIQNHWIRECHGDLHLRNICVWNHQILLFDCIEFNEPFRFVDVMYDVAFTVMDLEARHRPDLGNAFLNTYIEQTGDWEGLQALPLYLSRQAYVRAKVTSFLLDDPTIPAAMKQEAEQTAAHYYRLAWEYTQPRTGQLIIMAGLSGSGKSTTARHLARQIGGIHIRSDAVRKHLGGITPQERGGSELYTPEMTQKTYDRLLELGILLATQGFSVILDAKYDRQGLRSAAIAEAQAHKLPLKLFYCTAPLNVLEERLHQRTGDIADATVEVLAQQYFEPLTEVETPWSQTIDTTQPLDSQL is encoded by the coding sequence ATGTCTGATCCCAGTCTTCCCCCTTTGATCCAGCAGATGTTACAGCCGGGGTTTTATCCCCATCTAGTAACCGAACCGATCCAACTGCTGCAAACCCATGTGTCTTACGTGCTGCTGACGGGGGACTATGCCTATAAGCTGAAAAAGCCCGTAAATTTTGGTTTTCTCAATTTCTCGACCCTGGAACAGCGACAACATTTTTGTACGGAGGAACTGCGACTGAATCAGCGGGGGGCAGGGAATCTTTATCTGGCTGTTTTGCCAATTACCCAAGCGGGCAGTCAGTTCCAGTTAGAAGGGCCAGGAGAGACCGTCGAATATACGCTCAAAATGCGCCAGTTTCCCCAGGAGGGTCTGTTCCTGCATCGCTTTGAGCAAGGTCTGCTCACCACCGTTGAGATGGAGGAACTGGGACGGGTGGTGGCGGCCTTCCATGCCCAGTCTCAGACCAGTGCCTACATCGACAGCTTTGGGGAAATCTCCCAGATTCGGGCGGCGATTGATGAAAACTATCAACAGACCGAGAAATATGTGGGAGGGCCGCAAACCCAGGCGCAGTATCAAGCAACCCGACACTTTACGGATGAATTCTTTGCGGGTCGTCAGGCCTTCTTTGCTAGCCGTATCCAGAATCACTGGATACGGGAATGCCATGGGGATCTCCACCTGAGAAATATCTGTGTATGGAACCACCAGATCCTGCTGTTTGACTGCATTGAGTTTAATGAGCCCTTCCGCTTTGTCGATGTCATGTACGACGTGGCCTTTACCGTCATGGACTTGGAGGCACGCCATCGCCCCGACTTGGGGAATGCCTTTTTGAATACCTACATTGAGCAGACAGGGGACTGGGAAGGACTCCAGGCACTGCCGTTGTATTTGAGTCGTCAAGCTTACGTGCGCGCCAAGGTCACCTCCTTCTTGTTAGATGACCCGACAATTCCCGCCGCGATGAAACAAGAGGCTGAACAAACCGCTGCTCACTACTACCGATTGGCCTGGGAATACACCCAGCCCCGAACTGGCCAGCTCATAATTATGGCGGGGCTATCTGGGTCGGGTAAAAGTACAACTGCGCGGCATTTGGCGCGGCAGATCGGAGGTATCCATATTCGCTCTGATGCGGTGCGCAAGCACCTGGGGGGAATTACGCCCCAGGAACGGGGCGGCTCAGAGCTTTACACCCCAGAGATGACGCAGAAAACCTATGACCGACTGCTGGAACTGGGAATTTTACTGGCAACTCAAGGGTTCTCGGTGATTCTAGATGCCAAGTATGACCGTCAGGGGTTGCGATCCGCTGCGATCGCCGAAGCCCAAGCCCACAAACTCCCGTTGAAATTGTTCTATTGCACGGCCCCGTTGAACGTCCTGGAAGAGCGGCTCCACCAGCGCACGGGAGATATTGCAGATGCTACCGTTGAGGTGTTAGCACAGCAGTATTTTGAACCGTTAACTGAGGTGGAAACCCCTTGGAGCCAAACCATAGACACCACCCAACCTCTGGATAGCCAACTCTAA
- the lepB gene encoding signal peptidase I — MTRVQNPVSENSPQAAQSENPWLEALKTLGLSAILAFGIRTFVAEARYIPSGSMLPTLEINDRLIVDKMSYHFQNPQRGDIIVFNPTARLEALNFHDAFIKRIIGLPGETIQVKGGRVYVNNQPLREAYIADLPQYDYGPVTVPLNSYLVLGDNRNNSYDSHYWGFVPRQNIIGRAVVRFWPPNRLGGLGGHPTY; from the coding sequence ATGACTCGCGTGCAGAATCCAGTGTCTGAAAATTCTCCTCAAGCCGCCCAGTCCGAAAATCCCTGGTTAGAGGCGCTAAAAACCCTTGGCTTAAGCGCAATTCTAGCCTTTGGTATTCGTACATTTGTCGCGGAGGCTCGCTACATTCCATCTGGATCGATGCTACCCACCCTGGAAATTAACGATCGCCTGATTGTTGACAAAATGAGCTATCACTTCCAGAACCCGCAACGGGGGGACATTATTGTCTTCAACCCAACGGCACGCCTAGAAGCGCTCAATTTTCATGATGCCTTTATCAAGCGGATTATTGGCCTTCCAGGGGAGACAATCCAAGTCAAGGGCGGTCGAGTCTATGTGAATAACCAGCCCCTACGGGAAGCCTATATTGCGGATTTACCCCAGTACGACTATGGCCCAGTGACGGTGCCGCTGAACTCCTATTTGGTGTTAGGGGATAACCGAAATAACAGCTACGACAGTCATTATTGGGGCTTTGTCCCCCGTCAGAATATTATCGGTCGGGCGGTGGTACGTTTCTGGCCCCCCAATCGCCTGGGTGGTCTGGGAGGGCATCCGACCTATTAA
- a CDS encoding extracellular solute-binding protein: MQLIFERLQHWQQLSEPSAAQGASSPLNHRRSSGAIADLVTLGDYWLATAIRQGLLQPLEVNSLQHWVSLPSRWQALGRRDRQTGQPDSQGAVFAAPYRWGTTVIAYRRDKFQSLGWTPSDWSDLWRPELQGKISLLDQAREVIGFTLKQLGQSYNTLDLSAVPGLKSRLQSLNRQVKFYRSTDYLQPLLLGDTWLAVGWSADVLAALPLNPQIAGVIPLSGTALWADLWVRPHGASPSDLVNPWIDFCWQPAIATQLSLLSKATSPIVNGLNPEVLPTALRTNPLLYPAAAILERSEFLEPLPASALAQYQSFWQQMRTVT; encoded by the coding sequence TTGCAGTTGATCTTTGAGCGACTCCAGCACTGGCAGCAGCTCTCAGAGCCGTCGGCAGCCCAGGGGGCATCCTCACCCTTGAACCATCGCCGGAGTAGTGGGGCGATAGCAGATTTAGTTACCCTAGGGGATTATTGGCTGGCAACCGCCATTCGCCAGGGGCTGTTGCAACCCTTGGAGGTAAACTCGCTCCAGCATTGGGTCTCCCTACCCAGTCGTTGGCAAGCCCTGGGACGGCGCGATCGCCAGACCGGACAACCCGATTCCCAAGGCGCGGTATTTGCTGCGCCCTATCGTTGGGGCACGACCGTGATTGCCTACCGTCGCGATAAATTTCAGTCCTTAGGCTGGACTCCATCGGATTGGTCTGATCTCTGGCGACCGGAACTGCAAGGCAAAATTTCCCTCCTGGATCAGGCACGAGAAGTGATTGGCTTCACCCTCAAACAGCTGGGACAGTCTTACAACACCCTGGATTTGTCCGCTGTCCCTGGTTTAAAATCTCGACTTCAGTCGCTCAATCGCCAGGTAAAGTTCTATCGTTCCACAGATTATTTACAACCCCTGCTGCTAGGGGATACTTGGCTGGCAGTCGGTTGGTCTGCGGATGTGCTGGCTGCTTTGCCATTAAACCCGCAAATTGCTGGGGTGATTCCCCTATCGGGAACGGCATTGTGGGCGGATCTGTGGGTACGACCCCACGGGGCTTCCCCCTCGGATCTGGTGAACCCCTGGATTGATTTCTGCTGGCAACCCGCGATCGCCACCCAACTCTCTTTATTGAGTAAAGCTACTTCGCCCATCGTCAATGGGTTGAACCCGGAGGTGCTACCCACGGCGCTACGGACAAATCCACTACTGTATCCGGCTGCCGCGATTCTGGAGCGGAGTGAGTTTCTGGAGCCATTGCCAGCCTCAGCCCTTGCCCAATATCAAAGTTTCTGGCAGCAGATGCGAACTG
- a CDS encoding dihydroorotase: MTSELLRQVRVLDPVSATDRVADVLMVEGIIQAIADPVVDWPADAQIRDCQGWVLGPGLVDLYSHSGEPGFEARETLMSLAQAAIAGGWTRVTLLPDTQPALDHPSQVEGLQAHCRQLGMGNLPLQVQVWGALTLETQGTQMAEFADLATAGVVGFTDGKALNHSGIVRRSLEYLQPLAKPVALWPCDLNLTGNGVMREGLTSLQLGLPGNPVIAETAALAALLELIAATGTPVHLMRISTARSVELIQEAKARGLPITASTTWMHVLLNSDHLQTYDPCLRLDPPLGNPGDQTALREGLQQGILDAIAVDHAPYTYEEKTVAFAEAPPGAMGLELALPLLWQGLVTPGLWSALELWSCLSTRPALCLQQSPALLVPGQPAELTLFNPDLTWVVDSQTLKSRASNTPWLGQTLVGQVVQTWRSIGS, from the coding sequence ATGACCAGTGAGCTGCTCAGACAGGTTCGGGTGTTAGATCCAGTATCAGCGACGGATCGGGTTGCCGATGTTCTGATGGTGGAGGGGATCATCCAAGCGATCGCGGATCCGGTAGTTGATTGGCCAGCGGATGCACAGATCCGAGACTGTCAGGGTTGGGTTTTGGGGCCGGGGTTGGTTGATCTTTATAGCCACTCGGGGGAACCAGGGTTTGAAGCACGAGAAACCCTGATGTCTCTGGCGCAAGCCGCGATCGCCGGGGGATGGACACGTGTGACCCTGCTCCCCGATACCCAGCCTGCCCTAGATCATCCGTCTCAGGTGGAGGGATTGCAGGCTCACTGCCGTCAATTAGGGATGGGAAATTTGCCTCTGCAAGTGCAGGTGTGGGGGGCTTTGACCTTAGAGACCCAGGGGACACAGATGGCTGAATTCGCCGATCTGGCTACAGCCGGTGTGGTGGGATTTACCGATGGTAAGGCTCTCAACCATTCTGGGATAGTGCGGCGATCGCTGGAATATCTGCAACCCCTAGCCAAACCCGTTGCCCTTTGGCCCTGTGATCTCAATTTAACCGGGAACGGAGTGATGCGAGAGGGCTTAACCTCCTTACAGCTGGGGCTACCTGGGAATCCAGTCATTGCTGAAACGGCAGCCCTGGCAGCCCTTCTGGAACTGATAGCAGCTACAGGCACTCCCGTGCATCTGATGCGCATCTCAACCGCTCGCAGTGTGGAACTGATTCAGGAAGCGAAGGCACGGGGATTACCCATCACTGCCAGCACCACCTGGATGCATGTTTTACTCAACAGTGATCACCTCCAAACCTATGATCCTTGCCTGCGCCTCGACCCTCCCCTTGGGAATCCTGGGGATCAAACAGCCCTGCGAGAAGGTCTACAACAGGGGATTCTCGATGCGATCGCTGTCGATCATGCTCCCTATACCTACGAAGAAAAAACCGTTGCCTTTGCCGAGGCACCCCCCGGCGCGATGGGGCTAGAATTGGCATTACCCCTACTCTGGCAGGGGTTAGTGACCCCAGGTCTCTGGTCAGCACTGGAACTGTGGAGTTGTCTGAGCACTCGCCCAGCCCTCTGTTTACAGCAGTCCCCTGCCCTGCTAGTCCCTGGCCAACCCGCAGAACTAACCCTCTTTAATCCAGACCTAACCTGGGTAGTCGATTCCCAAACCTTAAAATCTCGAGCCAGTAACACCCCTTGGTTAGGTCAGACCCTAGTGGGGCAAGTGGTGCAAACCTGGAGATCAATCGGTAGTTGA